GAACGGTTACTGAAATTGGCAGCGGCGTCACCAACTTCAAGGTGGGGGACAAAGTCATCCTCTCCTGCGTGTCCGCTGACGGTTCCTGTTCCTTCTGCCGCGACGGCCTGTATTCGCACTGCCTGGGCGAGGAAGGCTCCGTCGGGATCGGTTGGATCTTTGGTCACCTAATCGACGGCACCCAGGCCGAATACGTGCGGGCCCCGTATGCGGACACCTCGCTCTACCACCTGCCGGAGAACGTCTCCCAGGAGCATGGGGTGCTGCTCAGCGACATTTTCCCCACCGGCTTCGAAATGGGGGTGCAATACGGGCAGACCAAACCCGGTGATGTGGTGGCTGTGGTGGGGGCCGGGCCGGTGGGCCTGGCGGTCATATCCACTGCCCGGCTCTACGGGGCGGCCAAGGTCATTGCGGTGGACCTGGACGCCAACCGGGTGGAGCAGGCCCGTAAGTTCGGCGCTACGCACGGGGTCAACTCGGGGGACGCGGACTGGCGCGAGCAGGTCATGGCCCAAACGGACGGCTGGGGCGTGGACGTTGCCGTGGAGGCCGTGGGTATCCCCACCACGTTCGAGATGTGCACCAACATTGTCCGGCCCGGCGGGAACGTGGCCAACGTGGGTGTGCACGGGAAACCGGTCAGCCTGGACCTGGAACGGCTGTGGATCGAGAATATCGACATCAGCATGGGCCTGGTGAACACCAACACCTTGCCTATGCTGCTGAAACTGGTGGCCGAGGGGAAACTGCCGGCTGAGGAATTCATCAGCCACCGGTATCCGCTGCACGACATCATGCAGGCGTATGACACCTTCTCCCGGGCTGCGGAGACGGGCGCTCTGAAAGTGATCCTGCAGGCGTAGCCGGGCCTTCCACGGAAGCCAGCGGAAAACGGGCGGGCGGTGGCCGGACAGACTACCGCCCGTCCGCCTTTTTGCGCATTTGTTACGCGGGCAGATAATGGGAACCGCGGCGTGCATCTGCCGCCGCAGTTTCCGCGTAAAAGAGGTTTTCCATGTCCAACGGCACTTCTACCGGCACCATGATTGCCGGACGTCTCAATGTTGAAACGGGCACTTTCGCCATGCAGGAAGTTCCGATCCCGGAGCCCGGCCCCGGTTTTGTCCGCATCAAGGTGGGGGCGGCCGGCGTCTGCCTCTCCGACGTCCACCTGATCCAGGGCCTGCTGCGTCCGCAGTTCCTCAAGGGCAGCGAAGTGACGCTCGGGCATGAGGTGGCCGGCACGGTGGACCTGCCCGGTGCGGGCGTCACGTCCGTGGCGCCTGGTGACCGCGTAGTGGTTCAGGCCGGCTACGAATATAACGGCGTCACGCTCACCATGGGCGTGGATTACGACGGCGGCTGGGCCGAGTACCTGGTTGTTCCCGCCGGCGTGCTGGTTCCGCTGGGCGATGACATCCCCTTCGACCAGGCCTCGATCATTCCCGATGCCGTCTCCACCCCCTGGGGCGCCATTGCCTCCACGGCAGATGTCCGCGCCGGTGAAGCCGTGGGTGTGTGGGGCATCGGCGGGCTCGGCGCCCACGGCGTCCAGTTGCTGCGCCTGGTTGGCGCGGCGCCCATCATTGCCGTTGATCCCCTTCCCGAGGCCCGGGAACGCGCCCTGGAATTCGGTGCGGACATCGCCCTGGACCCCATGGCGGAAGACTTCGCCGAGTCCATGAAGGCCGCCACGGGCGGCAAGGGCCTGGATGTAGCCCTGGACTTCGCCGGCGTGGATGCCGTGCGCGCCCAGGCCATCAACTGCCTGGGCCGGGACGGACGCCTGGTGCTGGTGGGCCTGTCCGGCAAGCCGATGACCATCAATGACAGCACCGGGTTCTCCTATGCCCGCAAGCAGGTCCGCGGCCATTACGGCTCCGAGGCGCACCACGTCCCGCAGCTGGTGTCCCTGGCCCGCCTTGGCCGGCTGGACTTTGCCAAGTCCGTCAGCGGCCGCATTCCGCTGGCCGACGCCGAGAAGGCCGTTCAGGCCCTCGACGCCAAGGAAGGCAACCCGATCCGCCTGGTGCTGATCCCGTAGCCGTTCTTTAAAGAAGGAAGCCTCCCGCCGGTACCGGCGGGAGGCTTCCTTGTTATCCGGGCCGGGCTGGCCGGCAGGGGGTGCCGGGGCGCGTCCGTCTGTGTTAGGGCATATCCGCGTAGCGGACGGCCTCGGCCAGCGCCTTTTCCAAGCCCGGGACGTCCAGCGCCGCAACGTAGGCCGGGGTGTCCCGCTGCCAGCGCCAGCCTTCGGACAGCGGGCCGGCGTTGACGACGTCGAAACCGAACTCGTTGATCAGCGAGGTGACCAGCTTCTTGGACTGGGCGTCGTTGCCGGCAATGGGCAGCGCGCGGCGGTTGGGCGTTCCGGGCAACGTCCCCTGGCTGGTGAGGTGGTCCGCAGTGATGTTGTTGAAGGCCTTGACCACGTGTGAATCGGGCAGGTGGTTCTGCAGCAGCTCACTGGTGGTGGTGGACTCGTTGTCCAGCTCGGCGATGTTCCCGTCCCGCTGCGGGTAGTAGTTCATGGTGTCGATAACCGTCTTGCCGCGCAGCTCCTCCACGGGCACGTCCGGGTAGCTCTTCAGCGGGATGGTGACCACCACAAGTTCGCCCGCGGCAGCGGCTTCGGCCGGCGTGGCCGCGCGGGCATGGTCACCCAG
This Arthrobacter sp. zg-Y20 DNA region includes the following protein-coding sequences:
- a CDS encoding zinc-dependent alcohol dehydrogenase family protein; translation: MKALVYEGPGQKSWKDVPDPQIQETRDAIVKIDATTICGTDLHILKGDVPAVTPGRILGHEGVGTVTEIGSGVTNFKVGDKVILSCVSADGSCSFCRDGLYSHCLGEEGSVGIGWIFGHLIDGTQAEYVRAPYADTSLYHLPENVSQEHGVLLSDIFPTGFEMGVQYGQTKPGDVVAVVGAGPVGLAVISTARLYGAAKVIAVDLDANRVEQARKFGATHGVNSGDADWREQVMAQTDGWGVDVAVEAVGIPTTFEMCTNIVRPGGNVANVGVHGKPVSLDLERLWIENIDISMGLVNTNTLPMLLKLVAEGKLPAEEFISHRYPLHDIMQAYDTFSRAAETGALKVILQA
- a CDS encoding zinc-binding dehydrogenase yields the protein MSNGTSTGTMIAGRLNVETGTFAMQEVPIPEPGPGFVRIKVGAAGVCLSDVHLIQGLLRPQFLKGSEVTLGHEVAGTVDLPGAGVTSVAPGDRVVVQAGYEYNGVTLTMGVDYDGGWAEYLVVPAGVLVPLGDDIPFDQASIIPDAVSTPWGAIASTADVRAGEAVGVWGIGGLGAHGVQLLRLVGAAPIIAVDPLPEARERALEFGADIALDPMAEDFAESMKAATGGKGLDVALDFAGVDAVRAQAINCLGRDGRLVLVGLSGKPMTINDSTGFSYARKQVRGHYGSEAHHVPQLVSLARLGRLDFAKSVSGRIPLADAEKAVQALDAKEGNPIRLVLIP
- a CDS encoding NADPH-dependent F420 reductase, yielding MRTIGFIGSGNIGSQLARLAVKQGYDVVLSNASGPEKLQPLLMELGDHARAATPAEAAAAGELVVVTIPLKSYPDVPVEELRGKTVIDTMNYYPQRDGNIAELDNESTTTSELLQNHLPDSHVVKAFNNITADHLTSQGTLPGTPNRRALPIAGNDAQSKKLVTSLINEFGFDVVNAGPLSEGWRWQRDTPAYVAALDVPGLEKALAEAVRYADMP